Proteins from one Oscillatoria nigro-viridis PCC 7112 genomic window:
- a CDS encoding calcium-binding protein — MENTFNLTPNPDNFTVPPGLMVQFPGGVLALEGNDQIRGSLESEIINGNAGQDILFGSDGNDNLQGGRDEDDLYGEVGRDSLIGGLGDDYIAGGDGDDILNGGRGDDFLDGGAGNDTLSGDLGYTLYKGGTGSDVFVLRTDIVLGDPKRNPNSSVQAWDIILDFENSLDRIGLTNGLTEANVRLTTYSVPLQNIRLVSGRFPQESKISLADLDPDRNGSYDATTIQIASNGQILGRVLNVTPSDQEFQRWYPPRDRSVESIPNLKSKILKKEHLSRASQSKI; from the coding sequence ATGGAAAACACTTTCAACTTGACTCCTAATCCTGATAATTTTACAGTCCCCCCTGGTTTGATGGTTCAGTTCCCTGGAGGTGTTCTTGCTTTAGAAGGAAACGATCAAATTAGAGGTTCGTTGGAGAGTGAAATCATCAACGGAAATGCTGGTCAAGATATTTTATTCGGTAGTGATGGCAATGACAACTTGCAAGGCGGTAGAGACGAAGATGATTTATACGGCGAAGTTGGTCGAGATTCTCTCATTGGCGGTCTTGGTGATGATTATATCGCAGGTGGTGACGGAGACGACATTTTGAATGGCGGTCGAGGTGATGATTTCTTAGATGGAGGTGCAGGTAACGATACTCTGAGCGGCGACCTGGGTTACACTCTATATAAAGGTGGAACGGGTAGTGATGTGTTCGTCCTAAGAACGGATATTGTTTTAGGAGATCCCAAGCGCAACCCTAACAGTAGCGTACAGGCGTGGGATATAATTCTAGACTTTGAAAACTCTCTGGATCGAATTGGTCTTACTAATGGTTTAACGGAGGCAAACGTCAGACTCACCACTTATTCAGTACCACTGCAAAATATTCGGTTGGTTTCGGGGAGATTTCCTCAAGAAAGCAAAATTTCTTTAGCCGATTTAGATCCCGATCGCAATGGTAGTTATGACGCTACTACGATTCAAATTGCTTCAAACGGTCAAATTTTAGGTAGAGTTCTGAATGTGACACCATCCGATCAAGAATTTCAAAGGTGGTACCCGCCACGCGATCGATCCGTGGAATCAATCCCAAATCTCAAATCGAAAATCCTCAAGAAAGAGCATTTATCTCGCGCAAGTCAATCTAAAATCTAA
- a CDS encoding NAD(P)/FAD-dependent oxidoreductase — MNLKSVDIVIVGAGPAGGHCARILAQSGHKVLLAEQNDNFYKNDFSSAATPLETLAKFDLPESVIGSFWHKLTIETSKVSQTWESPESLGVVLNFAKFRAFLASEVERFGGEVWLGYRYTGHSQSKGETTVEFKQLSDGQIIKVSTKVLVDATGFARAIMYEKENDKPDFLSGTGIEYLIEVEPEVYAKYSGDLILFVGDKWMPKGYSWIFPMEQNRLKVGAGRIFLEQKTLRHLSPLKKYIDLLIDEYLKSKNYKILDKHGSMLKYSRGLKDIYYKDNIIAIGDSVSTVNFLGGEGIRHGMDGAQIAGKYIQRYLEGKISDFRDYETEMHRKFDRKWHISERLAVRKYIDDVNDELTDKIISYLKYMKTEEVMDILFYYKFEKISRGLGGYLQRKIKELIKKFHW; from the coding sequence ATGAATTTAAAAAGTGTTGACATAGTAATAGTAGGAGCAGGCCCAGCAGGCGGTCACTGTGCGAGAATCCTAGCCCAATCCGGCCACAAAGTCTTGCTGGCAGAGCAAAACGACAATTTTTATAAAAATGACTTTTCTAGCGCCGCCACGCCTCTAGAAACCCTCGCTAAATTCGATTTACCAGAGTCCGTTATCGGCAGTTTTTGGCACAAACTTACTATTGAAACTAGCAAAGTCAGTCAAACTTGGGAGTCTCCCGAAAGCTTGGGAGTTGTTCTCAACTTTGCTAAATTTAGAGCATTTTTGGCCAGCGAAGTTGAGCGATTTGGCGGTGAAGTTTGGCTTGGTTATCGCTACACCGGACATTCACAAAGCAAGGGCGAAACTACTGTCGAATTTAAACAGTTATCCGACGGTCAAATTATCAAAGTTAGCACTAAAGTATTGGTTGATGCTACTGGCTTTGCTAGGGCGATTATGTACGAAAAAGAGAATGATAAGCCTGATTTTTTGTCGGGAACCGGAATCGAATATTTAATTGAAGTTGAACCAGAAGTTTATGCTAAATATAGCGGTGATTTAATCTTGTTTGTGGGTGATAAATGGATGCCTAAAGGTTATTCTTGGATATTTCCAATGGAACAAAATAGGCTGAAAGTTGGTGCGGGACGCATTTTTTTAGAGCAGAAAACGCTGAGGCATTTGTCACCGCTGAAAAAATATATTGATTTACTGATTGATGAATATCTGAAGTCTAAAAATTATAAAATTCTTGACAAACACGGTTCCATGCTGAAGTACAGTCGTGGTTTGAAGGATATTTATTACAAGGATAATATAATTGCGATCGGCGATAGTGTTTCGACAGTAAATTTTTTGGGTGGCGAAGGCATTAGACACGGGATGGATGGTGCCCAAATCGCCGGGAAATATATTCAAAGGTATTTGGAGGGGAAAATCTCAGATTTTCGGGATTATGAGACGGAAATGCACCGCAAGTTCGATCGGAAATGGCATATTTCGGAACGGTTGGCGGTGAGAAAGTATATCGATGATGTTAATGATGAACTTACCGATAAAATAATTTCTTATTTAAAGTATATGAAAACTGAAGAGGTGATGGATATTTTATTTTATTATAAATTTGAGAAAATTTCCCGAGGGTTAGGCGGTTATTTGCAGAGAAAAATCAAGGAATTGATTAAGAAATTTCACTGGTAA
- a CDS encoding sulfotransferase codes for MKRIFLLGSPRSGTTILQSLLAAHPEVISFPESKFFHYLLYDQFAGKLPGRMEAFFKDEIKRPELLKDFDDSQTVEAKASWFVRVLDGLAAEQKKSIWLEKTPEHIYFIDDIERFLPDAKFIHILRNGMDTIASMYEATRSFNELWGAGWDLNHCINRWEHAMLTSHKYINKSHHILVQYEELLDNKTQILGEICNFMGIEYDGTMLVNYQEKAAKLSLNLPWHKGIERDVKSSNVHKYHKIFTRNEIRYILEKIQRVKGEIAWKVAVEVSEPISDIYALQICDRLSCTIQLEGIKLGIIELPICDGMVAAAVLADAVAAQFAWQILDRFFQRNRCEKGNKLWENLLEPFHPKHDWTLFLQELWGRPHWHLEDFYKPEIADEVPTITLEKDLIAVEVSEEFANIKVELSEIDVLVKVGGVAVGIVTVAVENNFVSAQKLRSTITRNMGFELCVAAVREALMGKPLNGKQWLRSRLASCARQRSNLPDWLNAPGAGGIYPQNAVMFGRRSGAIGTSVSRRASLPAAALQEIESAAAIAGEPTMQIPQENEFPKQVFYAPEIICSKSSYREVSHSVKPQLLDNHSVTQKLPILSYRRISPDGLDAVTPQIFEQQLHNLKNLGYYSASWENWRSAKLAKTPLPGKAVLMTFDGGYLDFFQYAWPLLKRFDFTATVFLVAESIGKTNSWEKAEFEEVPLMGWPEILQLRDAGIEFGSMSATHQPLTALSPTEIVREAAKSRAILERGLEKSVKCFAYPYGDVDPIVAHLIGASGYTFGVSYTLNFSSFDDSLLSLPRIQVTAENALKLA; via the coding sequence ATGAAACGCATATTTCTCCTAGGCTCGCCTCGCAGTGGCACAACAATTCTTCAAAGCTTATTAGCTGCTCATCCCGAAGTTATTTCTTTTCCGGAATCTAAGTTTTTTCACTATTTGCTATACGATCAGTTTGCGGGCAAGTTGCCAGGTAGAATGGAAGCTTTTTTTAAGGATGAGATTAAACGTCCTGAACTTTTGAAAGATTTTGATGACAGCCAAACTGTGGAAGCTAAAGCTAGTTGGTTTGTGAGAGTTTTGGATGGTTTGGCTGCCGAACAAAAAAAAAGCATTTGGTTGGAAAAAACGCCGGAACACATATATTTTATTGATGACATAGAGCGCTTTTTGCCGGATGCGAAATTTATACATATTTTGCGAAACGGTATGGATACAATAGCTTCTATGTATGAGGCTACTAGGAGTTTTAACGAATTGTGGGGCGCTGGTTGGGATTTAAACCACTGTATCAATCGCTGGGAACACGCGATGTTAACTAGCCACAAATATATTAATAAATCCCATCATATATTAGTTCAATATGAGGAGCTTTTAGATAACAAAACACAAATTCTAGGAGAAATTTGTAATTTCATGGGCATTGAATATGACGGTACAATGCTCGTTAATTATCAAGAAAAAGCCGCGAAGCTCAGTTTAAATCTACCTTGGCACAAAGGAATTGAGAGAGATGTCAAAAGTAGTAACGTTCACAAGTATCATAAAATTTTTACTCGAAATGAAATCAGATATATTTTAGAGAAAATTCAGCGAGTCAAGGGTGAAATTGCCTGGAAAGTTGCGGTGGAAGTGAGCGAACCAATTTCGGATATTTACGCTCTGCAAATATGCGATCGCCTGTCCTGTACGATCCAACTAGAAGGAATTAAACTCGGTATTATTGAATTGCCGATTTGCGATGGCATGGTTGCGGCTGCGGTTTTGGCGGATGCGGTTGCAGCCCAGTTTGCTTGGCAAATTCTCGATCGCTTCTTTCAACGCAATCGCTGCGAAAAAGGCAATAAATTGTGGGAAAATTTGCTGGAACCATTCCATCCTAAACATGACTGGACGCTATTTCTGCAAGAATTATGGGGGCGTCCGCATTGGCATTTGGAGGATTTCTACAAGCCAGAAATAGCAGATGAAGTTCCAACAATTACCCTCGAAAAAGATTTGATTGCTGTAGAAGTTAGCGAAGAATTTGCTAATATAAAAGTTGAGCTTTCTGAAATAGACGTGCTGGTGAAAGTAGGCGGCGTTGCTGTCGGTATTGTCACTGTGGCGGTGGAAAATAATTTTGTGTCGGCTCAAAAATTGCGATCGACAATTACTCGAAATATGGGTTTTGAGTTGTGCGTCGCCGCCGTGCGAGAAGCTTTGATGGGAAAACCACTCAACGGCAAGCAGTGGCTGCGATCGCGCTTAGCCTCTTGTGCTCGACAAAGGTCTAATTTGCCCGACTGGTTGAATGCACCGGGTGCTGGGGGCATTTACCCCCAAAATGCGGTGATGTTCGGCAGGCGATCGGGTGCGATCGGGACGAGTGTCAGCCGCCGCGCCTCACTCCCGGCGGCGGCGCTTCAGGAAATCGAGTCAGCCGCGGCAATCGCGGGGGAACCGACAATGCAAATTCCCCAAGAAAACGAGTTTCCCAAGCAAGTATTTTACGCACCGGAAATCATTTGCTCAAAATCTTCTTATCGGGAAGTTTCTCACTCGGTGAAACCTCAACTTTTGGACAATCATAGCGTTACACAAAAACTCCCGATTCTCTCCTACCGCCGCATTTCTCCTGACGGTTTAGACGCAGTTACTCCCCAAATTTTTGAACAACAGTTACACAATCTCAAAAATCTGGGTTATTACAGTGCGAGTTGGGAAAATTGGCGAAGCGCAAAACTGGCTAAAACTCCTTTACCCGGTAAAGCTGTATTGATGACATTTGACGGGGGCTATCTCGACTTTTTCCAATATGCTTGGCCTCTGCTAAAACGCTTTGATTTTACAGCAACTGTTTTTCTCGTAGCGGAGTCAATAGGAAAGACAAATAGTTGGGAAAAAGCCGAATTTGAAGAAGTGCCGTTAATGGGATGGCCAGAAATTTTGCAACTGCGGGATGCAGGAATTGAATTCGGTTCTATGTCTGCTACTCATCAACCTTTGACTGCATTGTCGCCGACAGAAATTGTGCGGGAGGCGGCCAAATCCCGTGCTATCTTGGAACGGGGATTAGAGAAATCTGTTAAATGTTTTGCCTATCCTTACGGCGATGTCGATCCAATTGTAGCGCATTTAATTGGAGCGAGTGGATATACATTTGGTGTATCATATACATTAAATTTTAGCAGTTTTGACGATTCTTTATTGTCGCTGCCCCGCATTCAAGTCACCGCAGAAAATGCCTTAAAATTAGCTTAG
- a CDS encoding Wzt carbohydrate-binding domain-containing protein: MRPAIVVKGLGKRFNRYSADRPYTIMQAALAGFRQMKPQARFWALRDINFTVSPGEMLGILGKNGAGKSTLLQLIGGIGHAQEGTIEVNGRIGGLLDLGAGFHSDLTGRENVFVGAVVAGLTRREAARRFDDIVEFAELQQFIESPMRTYSTGMQMRLAFSVAVHTDPEVLLVDEHLSVGDVAFQTKCLNRISEFKSQGCAIVLISHNAMQIQKMCDRALWLKSGEIVAYGEPEVVVGQYLSEMRPATEKPTPIRPPEVTSTGSQLRINDNRFGSLEVEITDVKVLPDDEINSGDPITVEIHYSVPKPIYAAIFGVTISREDGQSCFETNTNQMGRLLPLAEGKGTIRLHVDRLDLGNGQYYVNAGVYEKSLAYAYDYHWHLYPLYVRSTVNQKTILCPPYRWEFEGKMPLLDLAEPAAVTYDLDKNNPGYAKILTQLENKQKPDFLMIGAQNCGTESLYSHLENHLQIIKEGSRDIHFFDLNFERGVNWYNKQLTRSVIGEKVLLWEMTPYYIYHPLVAERVYKCFPDVKLIVMLRNPVKRAWLNYHLEVAIGCEKLDFEKAIASEPDRLKGEIEKIKADESYYSFNHQHYSYLSRGIYVEQIRNWLDYFAREQLLILKSEDFEANTDKVFSEVLDFLDLSALASKEYDINAMIEEYSKIPAAIEQQLTDYFKPYNQELSDLLKQDFTWS, encoded by the coding sequence ATGCGTCCAGCTATTGTTGTCAAGGGTTTGGGGAAACGTTTCAATCGCTACTCTGCCGATCGACCTTATACGATTATGCAGGCCGCTTTGGCGGGTTTTCGGCAGATGAAACCGCAGGCGCGTTTTTGGGCACTGCGGGATATCAATTTCACTGTTTCTCCCGGGGAAATGCTGGGAATTCTCGGCAAGAATGGCGCGGGAAAATCGACGCTGCTGCAACTTATTGGCGGTATCGGTCACGCTCAAGAAGGAACTATTGAAGTTAATGGCAGAATTGGCGGTTTATTGGATTTGGGTGCGGGTTTTCACTCGGATTTAACGGGCAGAGAAAATGTGTTTGTGGGTGCGGTGGTGGCCGGTTTGACTCGTCGGGAAGCGGCGCGCCGGTTTGATGATATTGTTGAATTTGCGGAATTGCAACAGTTTATTGAGAGTCCGATGCGGACTTACAGTACCGGGATGCAAATGCGGCTGGCTTTTTCGGTGGCGGTGCACACCGATCCAGAAGTGCTGTTAGTTGATGAACATTTGTCGGTTGGTGATGTGGCTTTTCAAACTAAATGTTTGAACAGAATCTCGGAGTTTAAAAGTCAAGGATGTGCGATTGTTTTGATTTCTCACAACGCGATGCAAATTCAGAAAATGTGCGATCGGGCTTTGTGGCTGAAATCAGGTGAAATCGTGGCTTACGGGGAACCGGAAGTGGTAGTCGGTCAGTATTTGTCGGAAATGCGCCCAGCCACCGAAAAACCCACTCCCATCCGTCCTCCTGAAGTGACGAGTACGGGTTCGCAACTGCGAATCAATGACAATCGCTTCGGTTCTTTGGAAGTAGAAATTACGGATGTTAAAGTGTTGCCGGATGATGAGATAAACAGTGGCGATCCTATTACTGTGGAAATTCATTATTCTGTCCCGAAGCCAATTTATGCTGCTATTTTTGGCGTGACAATCAGCCGGGAAGACGGTCAAAGTTGTTTTGAGACTAATACTAATCAAATGGGCAGATTGCTGCCGCTGGCGGAAGGGAAAGGCACAATCCGCCTGCACGTAGACAGGCTGGATTTAGGCAACGGTCAGTATTACGTGAATGCTGGGGTTTACGAGAAGAGTTTGGCCTACGCCTACGATTATCATTGGCACCTTTATCCGCTGTACGTGCGATCGACTGTAAACCAAAAAACGATTCTTTGTCCGCCGTACCGCTGGGAATTTGAGGGCAAAATGCCGCTTTTGGATTTAGCCGAACCAGCCGCTGTAACTTACGATTTGGATAAGAATAATCCCGGGTACGCCAAGATTTTAACTCAGTTGGAAAATAAGCAAAAACCTGACTTTTTAATGATTGGCGCTCAAAACTGCGGCACGGAATCTCTATACAGCCATCTCGAAAATCACTTGCAAATTATCAAAGAAGGTTCCCGGGACATTCACTTTTTTGATTTAAATTTTGAGCGCGGTGTTAATTGGTATAACAAACAGTTGACTCGCAGTGTAATCGGTGAAAAGGTATTGCTGTGGGAGATGACTCCTTACTATATTTATCATCCTTTGGTGGCCGAGCGGGTTTACAAGTGTTTCCCGGATGTTAAGCTAATTGTAATGCTGCGAAACCCGGTAAAACGAGCTTGGCTTAACTATCATCTAGAAGTCGCGATCGGCTGCGAAAAGCTGGATTTTGAAAAGGCGATCGCCTCCGAGCCCGATCGCCTAAAAGGTGAAATTGAAAAGATCAAAGCAGATGAAAGTTATTACAGTTTCAACCACCAACATTATTCTTATTTGTCGCGAGGAATTTATGTTGAACAAATCAGGAATTGGCTCGATTATTTTGCGAGGGAACAGTTGCTAATTCTCAAAAGCGAAGATTTTGAGGCAAATACCGACAAGGTTTTTTCGGAAGTGTTAGATTTCTTGGATCTTAGTGCGCTCGCAAGTAAAGAATATGACATTAATGCGATGATCGAGGAGTACAGCAAAATACCAGCAGCAATCGAACAACAACTGACAGATTATTTCAAACCTTACAATCAGGAACTTTCTGATTTGTTAAAACAGGATTTTACTTGGAGTTAG
- a CDS encoding ABC transporter permease: MRSVPRLVDRRKIAHFFDLLRVLVDRDIKLLYKRSTLGIAWTLINPLLQLAVFSFVFRSVVPINIPQFSSFAFSGLLIWSWSQTALFQATGLITNNKALIRQPNFPTAILPVVTTMTGLIHFLLALPVLIIFLAIDGVQPSLVLFVLPLLMVIQFILTVSLAYPLAALNVTFRDTQHTLGVVLQMLFYLTPIFYDLNSVPKQFQPIYQLNPMVPLLGAYRAILLKGTQPDWLALLIVSLVVAALLPIGLGIFRRQSNTFVEEL, translated from the coding sequence GCGCAAAATCGCTCATTTCTTCGATTTGCTGCGGGTGTTGGTCGATCGCGATATAAAATTACTTTACAAGCGATCGACTTTGGGGATTGCTTGGACTTTAATCAATCCGCTGTTGCAGTTAGCTGTATTTTCCTTTGTATTTCGCTCTGTTGTACCGATTAACATTCCGCAATTTTCTTCCTTTGCTTTCAGCGGTTTGTTAATCTGGAGTTGGTCTCAAACCGCATTATTTCAAGCAACGGGATTAATTACCAACAATAAAGCGCTAATCAGACAGCCGAATTTCCCCACGGCAATTTTGCCGGTAGTCACGACTATGACGGGGCTAATTCACTTTCTGTTAGCTTTGCCGGTGTTAATTATCTTTCTGGCAATTGATGGCGTTCAGCCGAGTTTAGTGCTGTTTGTGTTGCCGCTGCTGATGGTTATTCAGTTTATTTTGACAGTCAGTTTGGCTTATCCCCTCGCCGCTTTAAATGTGACTTTTCGCGATACTCAGCACACTTTGGGCGTAGTTTTGCAGATGCTGTTTTACCTGACTCCGATTTTCTACGACCTCAACAGCGTCCCGAAACAATTTCAGCCTATTTATCAGTTAAATCCTATGGTGCCACTGCTGGGAGCTTACCGCGCCATACTGCTCAAAGGTACGCAGCCGGATTGGCTGGCGCTGTTAATTGTTAGCTTGGTTGTGGCTGCTCTTTTGCCGATCGGACTGGGAATTTTTAGACGGCAAAGCAATACTTTTGTGGAGGAATTGTAA